CCATTCTATACaggcaccaccttctgcgtgaaaaatttgtcccttaggtcccttctaaatccttcccttctcaccttaaatctgtgctgtctagttttggacccccctaccctacggaaaagatcttgactattcatcctattcatgctcctcatgattatATACAACCAatttgctgcaggtctggagtcatttGTAGGCCACACTAGGTAAGGGTGGCATTATCTTTACCTAAAGGGCATAGCAAACTAtatgggtttttccccaataatcaattcatggtcatctttgAACTTTTAATGGCAAAttgttcattgaattcaaattccacccatttgccatggcagaatttgaatccaggtcccctgaacattacctggatctttggattaatagcccagtgataagaccactaggctatcacttcCCCATTAATTTGTTGCACGTTCAGGCCAGTTTTGTCTCATTACAGACTGTTGATTAGTTATTTCAAACAGGATCAGTTGTGTATGTTCAGGAGTACTCAGCATAGTAGCAACTTCTTGATTGGTTCCTGGGTGAGTATCAACAGCTGGAACAAGCAACCTTTGAGAGAGAAAGCACCTAAATTCTTCTCTCTCATGCTTTCTCTGTGAGTCGAAATGGAGAAGAAAATCCCATGCAGCTAGGTACTGACTCCCTGCAACTGCCTTTCTTGAAAGGAAAAGAGTAAAACCAATTTTTAGAGGCATTGAAAGGGTAAATTTTCAACCAATGAATGAAAGATTGAGAATCAGTGTGCCTACAACTTCATGCTCTCATCAAGGAATCAAAAGAAGTTGGAATGGAACTATGGGAAAGCAACCATTGATTCCTATAATCTGGACTGGTGCCAGAACTGTGCTTCACTGGCTTTATTCTTCCTTCCCCACTGTAATATTGGCACCTTGTCCCATCTTTTTCTCTTTGTGTGTCTCATTGTATGTGCTTGTGAACTCTTGAAATGGGAAGTGTTTAAGCTATCCAGTTGTAAGTTAGCAATTTGTGTTTCTTTCTTACGATTGTTTAAAACTGTTTGCTAGCAATATATAGTGATTTTCTTGTTAATGATAAAAACAAATTGGTCTGCATGTTCTTATAATCTGAAGTAAACTGTTAGGTGAAATTGGGCAATTCAGTGGTTTAACCAAATTTTCACATTTCATATGACTCCAGAAATAAGGAGTTTGATTTCCACTGCATTATAGGAGGGAGTTCGTTCAATAGGCAAATATCCAGTAAATAGACAATtgcatggaaaaatatgaaattgtccatttcagCAAGAAGAATAAAGAAGTATGTTATCTAAattgtgagagattgcagagctctgagatgcattGGGATGCCACACCTGCAAGAGGCTGTACAGTTTTGCTGCAtggaaggtttactagactaaaaCCTGGAATAGGACgagttgtcttatgaagaaaactTGGACAGGCTAGCAACCACTGCAAATTAGAAGAGGAAatggcaacttgattgaaacatataagatcctgaggtgtCTAGACAGAGTGTATGTAAAAGAATATGTTGTCTTGTGACAGAATCATACCTAGGGTTTACTGTTAAAAAATGAGGGATGAGGAGAAGCCTTTtctcacaaaaaaaatcttttttattAACTCTTTCTTCATAAGGTAGAAGCATAATAGTAAAGCTGTCATAATCCCATCCCTCCTTAGAGAGACAcacctggtggtggtttaacctgagagtcactgTACCTCAGACAAGGGGTGTGGTTTTGACCTTGATGGTGACCTCAACCAGTCCAGGAATTGTCACTCAGCATTGCacaccagctgtccagccaactgagcttacTAACCtacagattcttgataagcaaggatGTGAAAGGTTATTGGAGGTAGATAGGAacatggagtaatcagatcagccacgaatAACGGAGCAGGCTCATAAGTGTCAAGTAGTCTATTTCTGCTCTGGATTAATATGTTTGTATGTTTTGTTCCCTCTAAGTGGCTTCTATAACCCCTTACATCCTACACATACTTTGTTAATCTTTCTCCACCTCGCCACCACCCACCTCACAATAAATTTTCAACGGAAGTTGGATTCTATCAGGGAGATCACTTTGAATAATAATGACAGAGTGTAGAGGCTTCAGTGGAAAGTCATGAAGTATGAAGGCCATTATATCCCATTATGTATTTCTTTAATTGCAAACACAAAGATTTTGACCTGACATACACATCCCTTATTTTTGACAGCCACTGTACAGGCTCAACTCTGGTGGGCAAACCAAGTGCTGCATATTGTGCATATGTTAAATAAACGAGCATCTTAATTCAACTGTTCCAGTCCAATCTGAGATTTGAACTTATAGACTGGACTGACATGTTCAGCACAGTAATGAAGAAGGACTGCTTGGTCAAAGTTGACAcatctcatttttttaaattgaggcaCCTTTTGCCCAATCAATTCGTAATGAAAAGTCCAATGACTCTGTATTAACAAAGAGTACTTTTCCCAATGTGCTGACCAGAATGATTTCCTCCAGCAGTACTGGTGAAGCAGATTAATTGGTTATTCATCTCATTTCTCTTTGTGGGATCTACCTGTGTGCAGAATCTGGCTACCAAAACTGTGGCCAATTTTTGGAAGTAATTTATTAGGCAACTTATTAAGAGTGCCTTGGGACATACCAATGATATGAAATGTGCTGAACCTCAATGCCACTCGTAGCATGTGAATTTATGGCACAATTAGAATTTGCCACACTTTATTGAAAATGCAAGCACAATTATCACGTAGAAGGGAAAGATAAGCATAGCAGGTTCATAAGAAGCTATTTCCAAATAACCCAATGACAGAGGGTCAGTTACAATAGACCATCAGCTGGGCTGATGTGTTTTTCATGGTCACATGTCTCAAGGTGCTTCTTAAATGTACAGTGTTTGCTTTGGGAGGGGGAGCAGCAAAAGGTGTTAGGTATATCTAGTAAAGGGAATGGGTTTCTGATTGCAAATCTATGTTCAGGGCAACATCTGTTGTTGCTGACAACATCATGGAAGTTAGTGTAGCAGACTTCTCAACAATGAATAAGCTAATATGCAATGAAATTATCCCAATCCTATTCTAGATGTGCAGCTCAATGATACCTTTGTTGAAGACATGCAGGATTATAAACAACTAATGAGGCAACTAATAAGAAGGAAAAAATGCTGCTGATATTGAGCAAACTGACCAACTTGAGAATCACCACTAATAACAGGGACAGTACATTCAGTTCAGGCTGTAGTCGGTGCAGTTGGCAGGTGAACTGCAAAATATTTCAGCTGTTGCcatgaagaaagagagagaattcgTTGGCTGTAGAGGAGCAACAGTGAAGGGGAGAAGGAGACATGTATCAAATCAGAAAGGGAAAAGCGGGGAATATAGTTCTGGGAGATGAAATCTCTAATTTGTCAGAGATAGGATAAACATTGTATCTAAGGGTTGAAAAGTCAACGCCACATAACATGATGTTAATTGATTCAATGTGAGTGACTCTGGGAGATCGGCTGGTAAACAATTAATGTGCTTTCAGTTTTATATATTGATTGTAACCTTTATATATTCAATGTTACACTGTTTCACATACCAAGTAACAAAGTCAACTGACAACATCAGCATATACAAGCAACTCTACCCCTGTCTTCCCCCACCAAGTTTCATTTGCTCATTGATATTGCGCTCACTCATGTGCATTGGCAACTGCTGAAACAatacacaaattttaaaattcacatcattGATTTTAAATCCCTCCATATCCTTGCCCTATCTTGTAATTTTCTCAAACGCCAAAGCGCTCCAAAATATACTTGCCTCTATTGCTTAGACCTCTGAGTATCGGAATTGGGATGTGATATTGaggttgtaaaggacattggtggaATATTGTTCCATTGGTTCCTTACTATGCTCTTCTGTGCACTGTgtcttataggaaggatgttattaagctgggaATGGTGGATTTgagcaataaggagaggctggataggctggcacttttttcactggagcatagtaggttgagaggtaacctgacagaggtttataaaataatgaggaatgtagataaggtgaatggaaggtgatttttccctagggttggaaatgagaggagaaagatttaacaaagacatgaggggcactTTTTTTACATAGGGAGTGgctcacgtgtggaatgaactttcagacgAATtggaggatgcaggtacagttaaaatatttaaaagacatttagataagtacattaataagaaatatttgaagagatatgggccaagtacaggcaagtgggactagtttagtttgggattatggttgtcATGGACAAATTAGAcaaatgggtctgtttccatgctgtatgtttcTATGGCCCTAAATTTCCTTGTGTTCTCTATGCGATGACACGTCTGACCCacagaagggtctcggcccgaaacgtcaacttttgtgctcccaagatgctgcttggcctgctgtgttcctccagcttcacactttgttgtcttggattctccagcatctgcagttcccaatatctctgagaCACAACCTCCATTGTGGATAAGGCATGAGGCAGGCTGAGAAACCACCTCAGCTGATTAAACTCTATGACATTGGCAGCAATCTGACCTACAGTGGCGATTCAGGCAATTGTGCCAACTGCAGCAGACCTCTCCAACTCCAACTATGTCAACTAATACTTAATAGCCTGGAGATATAGATGGATGCTCGAATATAACTGTGACCTTCCAAGTGTGGCCTTTTGCACATCAGGAGTTTTAATGACCTCACCATTGCTAGTGTTTTCAGTTGCCAGGACCTGAGTCCTGAAATTGCCTCTGAAATCTCTTAACCACCCCTTTCCCCAGTTAGGTCGATTTTAAAGCCTACATCCTTTGGACGTCAACTCCAATGTCTCTTTATGTAGTTTAACCTTAAGTTATTTGTGTTTGCGCGCTAATGGAAGTACAATAGGCCGTGAAGGACGCTAATGTTTTTGTCATTGATCTTGAGGTTACGAATTATAGTGTACTTTGGAAAGACTAATATTAATATGTTCAATAACCTTTACGATTGCTTTTTTTCAGACCCGTTGACTGACTAACTACAAAGAACTGTGACAGGGCAGCTAGATAACAAAGATGTAGGTAACTGTGCCTCAAATAACCGCGATGAGCAACTCAGTGATTGAGTCGCAACTCTGGGGTGGGATTGGGTGGACGTTGACATTGCTGAACACGCCACTGAAGGGTGATAGGGGCGAAGGGTGAcggggagtgtgtgagtgcgcTGGCCTTAATTTCCATTCTTTGCTGCAACAAAAAAATTACCGCGGAAACTGCTCATTTGCCGCAATACAACAGTGCTGAAAAGCCAACATAttaaaaatgtttccaatcatcGTGGCAAGAAGTATTTTTAGAAGTGCTAATGCTGCAGCTGCaaggtttaattttttttgcattgggAGGACGAGGTGAGGTGTGTGTCCGCTGTAAACGCGACTGCTGACCCTAACTGAATTGAATGCCTCTTAAGCCTGAGCAACATGCCAGGCTAATATAGAGAAGGCATGGTGTTTTGCCCTGCTTCTTAGTTCACAGCGCCAGACTGGGTTTTCATTCTGTCTCAAAACAGCACAGTAATCTTGGAGCTATCTTTAGGGGACACCGCTGAAGAGTGTCGTCTCTAATTTGGGAGCAGATGGGAAGAAATATCTTCTCCCACAGGGTCCTTGGTCTTTTGCTCTCCACAGAACACAATGGAGGCTGCATCATTGAACTTATTTGAGCTAGACTTAGATTTTTGATAATCAGAGGAGTCATAAGTTATGTACAGCTGAAATGGGCCACTCGGCCCCTCAAGCCCGCATTGCCATTTGAGAAAATCGTGTCTGATCTGTCCGAGTTAAGTATTCCACATTCCCGTCTACCCCTCATAACCTTTAACTCCCTCATCTAATACAAAAACCATTtacctctgcctcaaaaataattttaaaattgcatctcttgctcctggactgacctatcagaGCCTGCAGTCTTTGCAAGGCCACTTTGTCAAGAACCAATCAGGTTCTTAATACTGTAATTAAATCAGTGCTCATTCTTCTGACCTCCACTGGAAACGAGGCCAGTGTGTCCAACCTATCTTCATAAAGTGACCCATTCATTTCAGCTATCAATCTATTAAaactcttctgaactgcctccaatgcacttacgtcctttcttaaatagtgagaccaaaactgtacagtgTTTGAGATGCTGTCTCATCAGTATCCTGGAAAATGAAGTGTAACATTCTTAAAGTCATGTTTAATTCCTCTCCTAATAATAGCCTTCTTAATTATAGCTTCATTGATTATAAGCCTTCCCGATTATGTGTTGTACATTCAAACTAAATTGTTGTTACTCATGCATTTGaacacctaaatccctctgtaCCTCAGATTTCCACACTTGTTCTCCAATTAAGTAATGCtgtgctttttcattcttcctaccaaacttCAAATTCAGTGCATAcgaccataaaatgtaggagatgaattaggctattcagcccatcaggtctgctatgccttttgatcatggctgatatgcttctcaaccccatttttttctgccttctccctgtaatgctTATTCCCTCTtgcatcaagaacctatctatctctgtctaaaATATATGAAATaacttggcccccacagccttctgttgcaatgagttccacagataaaCCACCCTCAgactgaagaaattactcctcatatCACTTCTAAAGGGTGGTCCCTTCAGACTGAGGCTGTAGCTTTGAGTGTCAGTCTTTCCTAtgagtagaaacatcttctccaaatcCACTTTAGCCAAGTctttcagtattctataagtttcaataaaATCCCCTTCATCTTTCAACAGTCCATTGAGCATAGATCCATTCAGTATAGAGTCATCAACCACTCCTCAAATAACAAGCTCACCATCCACAGGATCATACTTGTAAATCTCTCTTGGAACTCTCTAATATATGCACACTATTCCTTGTTTGTGAGACTAAATCTGcttacaatattctaaatgcagtctgGCCACAATCTTATTCCGCCtaagcagtacatccctgctcttgcattTTGCTTAACTTGAAATTAATgatgacattgcatttgcctccttCACTGCCAACTGAAAcatatgttaaccttaagagaatcctgaactaggactcatAAGTTCCTTTCTGGTTCAGACttccgaagcctttccccatttagaaaataatctatacCTCTGTtcgtcctaccaaagtgcataatcttacctttttcccacattgtattccatctgccatttctttatccatgtccttttgcagcctccccacttcctgaacactacctgtccctccacctatctttgtgtcatctacaaacttagcaataatgtcctcagttccttcatccatatTATTTAAGTATAATGCAAATAGTTGTGGCACCAAAACTGACCCCTGTAaaactccattagtcactggctgccatccttgTAAAGATCCCTTTATCTCCACTTTCTTCTGGCaatcagccaattctctatccataccAATACTTTCCCCgtaacatcatgggctcttaccttatttagcaTTCACTTATGCGGCATTTTGCCTAAGGCCTTTTGGagatccaaatagatcacatccactgtaTTTCCTTTGCCTAACTTgcccattacctcctcaaagaattcaaacagatttggcaggcatgacttcccttcacaaaaccacactgactCATCCCTATTTTGCCCTGTACTTCTAAGTGCTCcacaatcttatccttaataacAGTCTCTAAAATCTTACTAGTGGCTGAGAGtaggctaactggcctgcagTCCCTGTCTTCTGCtgccctcccttcttaaacaggagtgttacattagccattttcctaCTCTCTGGCACCCTCCatgattccagtgattcctgaaagatcaccaccaatgcctccactatctcagCTATCTcattcagaactctggggtgtaatcagagaaacaaagaagatagaaaaaggtcattcagccctttgagcctgctataccattcatcatgatcatgacAGATGGTCCCAGCCCTGAACACCCAGCAGCAATGTCAGTGTAATGCTCACAACACTATACCTATCAATTTCCaactgtgctacaagctcatttgcCCTTTTTTACATATTGTGTGCACTTAAGTACAGCACTTGAAGTACAGAGTTACTTACCCCTCTTCTCATATTGGTCCACTTATccgctgtgcctgaagttagctACCTGACCCTATTCATACAGTCTGTCCTactacttgttctggaaactttcaCAATCGCTCTTGAACCCTCCCTCCTTTAACTAGTTTAAAGTTCATATGACCGTCCTTTTTAGCCTGTCAGCTATGATCCTGGTACCAGATTGATTTGGGTGGTGCATCGCCCACCAACATCACCACCCCCCtttcccacagcaccttcccatgtaaccgcaGAAGGTGTGACGCCTGCCCCTTCACATCCTctctgctcaccatccaagggcctaaacagcccttccagttgaagcagcatttcacccatACCTTCTCAGTCTTGTATATTGTATTCATTGCCCCGAATGTGGCCTACTCTATACTGGAGAAACCAattgcagactgggtgactgctttgcagaacaccttcagtCTGTGTGCAAACATGACTCCGACCTTCCCATaactggtcattttaacacagcacccTACTCACATGCCTATTTATCTGTCCATATGCATGCTGCATTGCTCCAGTGAATCATAGAGAAAACTGGACTaataacatctcatcttcagactcgGCACGTTACAACTTGatagacttaatattgagttcaacatcttTAAATTGTGATCTTACTCCCATTCCTTCCATTCTTTTCACTTTGCttattacattctctgtcaccaagtcctctctcccctccccgctctccagtgggactgtctgttctttccagtttggcaGTTAGACATACCATTGTTCTGCCAATTCTTGCATACCAATCACTTAACCTGAACTATCAatatcctttctcccccagcattcTACACTCACCACCCACCTGCTCCAACCCCACTGTGACCATACTAGTTTGACAATACCATAAATGCTGGGCCCCTTCagacttcacatcagctctgatgaagagtcacgtgaaacattagcttgctatCTCTCCATGGATGTCACCTGCTCTGCtatgatctccaacatttgttgttctcaGTATAGATTTCaggatctgcagtaatttgctcctcctcCAAAGCAAAATGCAGGTGTTAGGAGTACACTATAATTTGCAGCATACCGTTGTCCTATTTGCAGTGTTTTCTGATCTCAGTTGTGGTGATCTTGAAGGGAATTTGACTTTGACTAATGATTAAAATAGCCTTATTGGTTCAGCTATTCATTTTCATCTAAAACGAAAGCaaaatatctgaaacaaaaacagaaatgactggagaaactcagaagaagAATCACATTGAACTTGAATAAGTAGctctgtttctccagctttttgCGTTTTGATCTATTTTCCTCTCCCTgttttaatttccatttcaactTCAAACCAGAAGTCGTACAAATGTTGCCAGGTTTTCTGAGGctcagtattttaaaaatgatttgctGAACGTGCTTTACagatgttttaaaattaggagtcAACGAAAAGACTTGCTCTTTGATTCACAAATATTTACAACTGATTGAAGTACAATTATTTGATTGCTAAAAAAAATCGATACCTCAAATTGCACAGGAAACCGATCTGCGATGCTACTGGTTGAAGCGGGGAGAGTCTCCATCCTATATCTGCTCGTGGTCTGCTATGTCCGGCTGATGAAGACTTTGCTCTTTGCTACTGTTCAGACCGTCCTGCCCCCGCCAGGTTCTTTGAGAGAACCAACTTAGTCTTCACCCGCGTATCTCCAAACGAAGAGCGGAGACATGATTACGAGCCACACCAGTGGAGGTATTTGAAACAGTTCATCAGCCATTCGTTCCGCTTTTCTTTTCTGGGAGGAAGAGTGTGGTTACTGGGACAGTTTTAAAAACACGATCCAGTGGTGAGTAGGAAAACCTATGCAGACTGGGAGATGGAGGGACTTTGGAGCACCTTTCAAAGCACGGAACTCTCCTAACTGTGGCTGAGAGAACCATCCTATCTGTGCCTTTGAGTGCGGAGACAAAAGGCGCATCCTTCAGTCAGTTGTAAACCTCTCGTCATCCTGCCTTCGGTTTCTTTCAGGGATGCGCTATGGGAACGGCACTTCAGAGAACGATCCGGGGTGGTCCCATCAGCTGGTGATGTTCGTGTTCACTTTACCGACCATTTGCGTTGGCTTGGTGCTGAACGGATTGGCGCTCGGCACAATCTGCTGTAGAACAAAGCGGCGGACAAAACCTGTCGTCTACATGGCCAACCTCATCCTCTCAGATTTCCTTCTGCTCCTGTCGCTGCCCTTCAAAATTTATGCTTTCCATGTGCGTTCCCAGTGGGCCCTGACGAAGTGGTTCTGTCGGATTCTGGAGTCCCTGTGCTACGTGAACACCTACGCCAGTATTCTGCTGATTACCGTGATCTGTGTGGACCGCTATGTGGCCGTGAAGCATTCTTTCGTGAGCAGAGCCATCTCGTCCCGGAAGAAAACAGTGCTCATCTGCTCTGCTATCTGGATTCTCGTGGGCACTGGAAGCGCCCACTTTTATTTAAACAGCAAATCTGAGTCCTGTTTTTATCTCATTTCCGCAGAGGTTTTGAGGATGGAGTTCGTCGCCCCACTAGAGATCCTGTTTCTGATATGTATGTTTTTAATGATGTTCTGCTCCCTGCAGATCATTCGCGACCTGAAGGTTCGAGCAAGCGAAACCCGGGCTAATTGGGCGGACAAATCCGCTAAAATCGTCCTGTCCAATTTGTTCACCTTCCTCCTGTGTTTCACGCCGTATCACGTGGGCTTGTTGCTGTATTCCTTGGCAGTCAACAGAGTCTTTTCAGTAAGTTGCGAAGTCCGTGAATATCTGCGTGACGCTGTTCATTATAGCCTCTACTTGGCCAATATCAACTGCTGCTTGGACGCTATCTACTATTTCTATGGCATCAAAGAATTGTTTCCGTCAAAATCCCCAGAGAAGCTACACTCCAGCACTCAAATCGGCACAGTAGAGGCAACTGCAGATTTGTCTTTAGACCGTCCCTTCAAACCCCAGTCAGGTGAAGATATTTTCCAACCAAGCtgctcagggatgttattacataaTCTTGAatcagatgggacttgaacctgggtctcctggttcAGGGATAGGGCCACTTCCAACAGCCACCCCAGTCACACTAACTTTTGACCTAGTAACCCAAACGTGTTGATCTTGATTTCAGTGGCAATGATCCAGTTTTAAATATGCACACACAAGGTTATCTAAtttgatcttatcaaatggcggagcagattctgggggctgaatgatctgcttctgCTTCCAATTCTGTTGTTTCGATGTATCATAATTGTATCATGTACAAGTTCCACTTGCAGCTCGGGTACAGCTGCAGGATATTTGAAATGAAACAACAAGATAGTAATTATATCAGGAAAATAAGAACTTTGACATAAAAATTTTGATCAGAAATATGAAGGGAAACAAATACTAGCTGCAATGCCAGAATATTTTATATGGTAATTAATTATACACTGTGTCTCAAACAATGCATAGGTGTACAATAAAGAAATCAGCTCAACACCCTTGTCATTGTTCTAGATTTAATGCATGAAGAGTACCTAAAGAATATTGTGTGGATACATTAAGTTCTAACAATACACATATTGAATAATTCCAGAAATAAAAGTCTTCAGTGGTAGCGTCAATATCTAATTAagtttgtgaagaagaaaaacagaaaaagctaCACATCATGTGAGTGTTAGCATGTGAGTGACAGATATATAGGCAATTTTGTTctacaaaacaaaaccaaatgtCATTTGTATAAGCAATCGAAAGCTCG
The sequence above is drawn from the Stegostoma tigrinum isolate sSteTig4 chromosome 14, sSteTig4.hap1, whole genome shotgun sequence genome and encodes:
- the LOC125457723 gene encoding G-protein coupled receptor 35-like, whose protein sequence is MRYGNGTSENDPGWSHQLVMFVFTLPTICVGLVLNGLALGTICCRTKRRTKPVVYMANLILSDFLLLLSLPFKIYAFHVRSQWALTKWFCRILESLCYVNTYASILLITVICVDRYVAVKHSFVSRAISSRKKTVLICSAIWILVGTGSAHFYLNSKSESCFYLISAEVLRMEFVAPLEILFLICMFLMMFCSLQIIRDLKVRASETRANWADKSAKIVLSNLFTFLLCFTPYHVGLLLYSLAVNRVFSVSCEVREYLRDAVHYSLYLANINCCLDAIYYFYGIKELFPSKSPEKLHSSTQIGTVEATADLSLDRPFKPQSGEDIFQPSCSGMLLHNLESDGT